The Phyllostomus discolor isolate MPI-MPIP mPhyDis1 chromosome 4, mPhyDis1.pri.v3, whole genome shotgun sequence genome window below encodes:
- the LOC114490091 gene encoding histone-lysine N-methyltransferase PRDM9-like: MTASDSEHAQKPVSPPGEACAFGKHTRQKLELKRKEMDMKMYSLQERKDHVSQEVNEPQDDDYLYCEKCQNFFIDSCAVHGPPPFVKDTAVDKGHPHRSALTLPPGLRIGPSGIPEAGLGVWNEAADLPVGLHFGPYEGHITEDEEAAKSRYSWLIAKGRNCYDYVDGKDRSWANWMRYVNCARDDEEQNLVAFQYHRQIFYRTCRVIRPGCELLVWYGDEYGQELGSKWGSKWKRELMARRENKL, encoded by the exons ATGACTGCAAGTGACTCAGAGCATGCCCAGAAACCAGTGTCCCCTCCTGGAGAAGCGTGTGCCTTTGGAAAGCACACTAGACAAAAATTgg AACTCAAGAGAAAGGAGATGGACATGAAGATGTACAGCCTACAAGAAAGAAAGGACCATGTGTCCCAAGAGGTCAATGAGCCCCAGGATGATGACTACCTTT ATTGTGAGAAGTGTCAGAACTTCTTCATCGACAGCTGTGCTGTGCATGGGCCCCCTCCATTTGTAAAGGACACTGCAGTGGACAAGGGGCATCCCCACCgctcagccctcaccctgccccctgggttGAGAATCGGGCCATCGGGCAtccctgaggctgggcttggaGTGTGGAATGAGGCAGCAGACTTGCCAGTGGGTCTGCACTTTGGCCCTTATGAAGGACACATCACAGAAGATGAAGAGGCAGCCAAGAGCAGATACTCCTGGCTG ATCGCCAAAGGGAGAAACTGCTATGACTATGTGGATGGAAAGGACAGGTCCTGGGCCAACTGGATGAG GTATGTGAACTGTGCCCGGGATGATGAAGAGCAGAACCTGGTGGCCTTTCAATACCACAGGCAGATTTTCTACCGAACCTGCCGGGTCATCAGGCCGGGCTGTGAGCTGCTGGTCTGGTACGGGGACGAgtatggccaggagctgggcagcaagtGGGGCAGCAAGTGGAAGAGAGAGCTCATGGCCAGGAGAG